The following coding sequences are from one Luteolibacter yonseiensis window:
- a CDS encoding RNA polymerase sigma factor, whose amino-acid sequence MEQARRGSAAAFGKLVHRYNGNVFGFLLTLARHRQDAEDLTQETFLLAWKKFDRFDPAQPLLPWLLTLARRQSISALRKVRPLPAILPFPAEPEPSVSAPWLWEMARLKLKPDAYSAVWLHYGEELPVRDVATILGKREIAVKVLLHRARKTLAETLRKKTA is encoded by the coding sequence GTGGAACAGGCTCGCCGCGGATCCGCGGCGGCGTTCGGCAAGCTGGTCCACCGTTACAATGGGAACGTCTTCGGATTTCTCCTCACGCTCGCACGCCACCGGCAGGATGCCGAGGATCTCACCCAGGAGACCTTCCTGCTGGCATGGAAAAAATTCGACAGGTTCGATCCCGCGCAGCCCTTGCTGCCATGGCTGCTGACACTCGCCCGCAGGCAATCCATCAGCGCGTTGAGAAAAGTCCGTCCACTCCCCGCCATCCTCCCCTTTCCCGCCGAGCCGGAGCCATCGGTGTCCGCACCATGGCTGTGGGAGATGGCGAGACTCAAACTCAAGCCGGATGCCTACAGCGCCGTATGGCTTCACTATGGCGAGGAGCTGCCGGTCCGGGATGTGGCGACGATCCTGGGCAAACGGGAGATCGCGGTGAAAGTCCTGCTCCACCGTGCCCGGAAAACCCTCGCTGAAACCCTCCGTAAAAAGACCGCCTGA
- a CDS encoding endonuclease/exonuclease/phosphatase family protein, translating into MALAGSACAAPAVSLSKTSYEPGENITVNFSGGPGNTKDWIGIYSPGITPSGNPVSLLWFYTNGTKTASGSFPSGSVTFNNPTLGAGTYGVYFLANDAYGILAGPVTLTIANSTPSTWRTSSIRLRHAVAGTAYSAKISAFATPATVRSFTKVEGPSWLNVSAAGVISGTPGITDAGIQTARIRLAGAAGVPTADIPLTFEVFPAGQEHISRLKVMSYNVWKEWSQVKDGFQKGVNSILQADADIVGLQESSATQAQALADELGWYRATSGTGSTQVVSRYPIVENFNAGIGVGARIRVATSPERDMVMLNCHLDYLYYGPYAARVAGATPQSVLAEEARSARDTQMAAVLQAMTSRLAAADQLPVVLTGDFNVPSHLDWTAATASSHGGVGPVAWPVSTRIHAAGLLDSFRIAHPDPASDPANSWSSIHKGTEAQDRIDFIYYKGKALRVLDSEMFATAVETKVGAWGTDVTPVLNNTWPSDHFSMVTTYALASADTDGNGVSDAWEQRWFQSLGSIPQGDANNDGLSNRTSMLLGLPPVGASGHAVEFSPSATSAVPDLSFHVSDLALGNGLRLQRSENLTQWTTVWSFDEDPLLKSPTLSVIERLFPARWKLHLRNLPAPTNGVSSFYRLSHF; encoded by the coding sequence ATGGCTTTGGCAGGAAGCGCCTGTGCGGCCCCGGCCGTCAGCCTCAGCAAAACAAGCTATGAACCCGGTGAAAACATCACGGTGAACTTTTCCGGCGGCCCCGGAAATACCAAGGACTGGATCGGCATCTATTCCCCGGGGATCACTCCGAGCGGCAATCCGGTTTCCCTGCTGTGGTTTTACACCAATGGTACGAAAACCGCGAGCGGGAGCTTCCCCTCGGGTTCGGTGACCTTCAATAATCCGACCTTGGGGGCCGGCACCTACGGCGTCTACTTTCTCGCCAATGACGCCTACGGAATCCTCGCGGGCCCGGTCACCCTGACGATCGCCAACAGCACCCCCTCCACCTGGCGGACTTCCTCCATCCGCCTCCGTCATGCGGTTGCCGGCACCGCTTATTCGGCGAAGATCTCGGCATTCGCCACCCCCGCCACCGTCCGCAGCTTCACCAAGGTGGAAGGACCGTCGTGGTTGAACGTTTCCGCGGCGGGTGTCATTTCTGGAACGCCAGGCATCACGGACGCCGGGATCCAAACGGCACGCATCCGCCTCGCTGGTGCTGCGGGAGTTCCGACCGCCGACATTCCGCTGACGTTTGAAGTCTTCCCGGCAGGTCAGGAGCATATCTCCCGGCTCAAGGTAATGAGCTACAACGTCTGGAAAGAATGGTCACAGGTGAAAGACGGGTTTCAAAAAGGGGTGAATTCCATCCTCCAGGCGGATGCGGACATCGTGGGTCTTCAGGAATCCTCCGCCACCCAGGCGCAGGCGCTTGCCGATGAACTCGGCTGGTATCGCGCGACAAGCGGCACCGGCAGCACGCAGGTGGTCAGCCGTTATCCGATTGTGGAGAACTTCAATGCCGGGATCGGCGTGGGAGCGCGCATCCGCGTGGCCACAAGTCCGGAACGTGACATGGTGATGCTGAACTGCCATCTGGATTATCTCTATTACGGACCTTACGCCGCCCGTGTCGCAGGAGCAACGCCGCAGAGTGTTCTGGCGGAGGAAGCACGCTCGGCCCGGGATACCCAAATGGCCGCCGTACTCCAGGCAATGACCTCCCGCCTCGCTGCGGCGGACCAACTGCCTGTCGTGTTGACCGGTGACTTCAACGTGCCGTCACACCTCGACTGGACCGCCGCCACGGCATCCAGCCACGGCGGAGTCGGCCCGGTCGCATGGCCGGTCAGCACGCGCATCCACGCCGCAGGTCTCCTTGATTCGTTCCGCATCGCCCATCCGGACCCCGCTTCCGATCCGGCCAATTCGTGGTCCAGCATCCACAAGGGCACCGAAGCGCAGGACCGCATCGACTTCATCTATTACAAGGGCAAGGCATTGCGGGTGCTGGACTCCGAGATGTTCGCCACCGCGGTGGAAACCAAAGTGGGAGCCTGGGGCACGGATGTCACCCCCGTCCTCAACAACACCTGGCCATCCGATCACTTCTCGATGGTCACGACCTATGCCCTCGCCTCGGCGGATACCGATGGAAACGGCGTCAGCGACGCATGGGAACAACGCTGGTTCCAGTCCCTCGGCAGCATCCCCCAAGGCGATGCGAACAACGACGGCCTGAGCAACCGCACATCGATGCTGCTCGGTCTGCCGCCTGTCGGGGCATCCGGCCATGCCGTGGAATTCTCCCCGAGCGCGACGTCCGCCGTGCCCGACCTATCCTTCCATGTTTCCGACCTCGCGCTGGGCAACGGGCTGCGTTTGCAACGTTCGGAAAATCTCACGCAGTGGACCACGGTCTGGTCATTTGATGAAGATCCATTGTTGAAGAGTCCCACGCTGTCGGTCATCGAGCGTCTGTTCCCGGCACGGTGGAAACTGCATCTGCGGAACCTCCCGGCACCGACAAACGGTGTGAGCAGCTTTTACCGACTTTCTCATTTTTAA
- a CDS encoding pyridoxamine 5'-phosphate oxidase family protein, whose product MAHKFLDVAFTPEVLAAQQHYYGRSQTLPPATHDDPLGPDETEFIGASDSFYLSSVSGTGWPYVQHRGGPVGFAKVISPTEIAFADYKGNRQMLTTGNLAENDRVCLFFMDYPHRVRLKLLGHAKVLDARDHPELVTQVAAPEMVKITERIFKIRVVSFDWNCPKYITPRYTAAQVAEAVAPLKARIAELESQLRQAP is encoded by the coding sequence ATGGCCCATAAATTTCTCGACGTCGCCTTCACCCCCGAAGTGCTGGCCGCCCAGCAGCATTATTATGGGCGGTCCCAGACACTCCCCCCGGCGACGCACGACGATCCGCTCGGACCGGATGAGACCGAATTCATCGGCGCGTCCGACAGCTTCTACCTCTCCAGCGTGAGCGGGACCGGCTGGCCCTACGTCCAGCATCGCGGCGGTCCGGTGGGTTTTGCGAAAGTCATCTCGCCCACGGAAATCGCCTTCGCCGACTACAAGGGCAACCGCCAGATGCTCACCACCGGCAATCTCGCCGAAAACGACCGCGTCTGTCTCTTCTTCATGGACTACCCTCACCGCGTGCGGCTCAAGCTGCTGGGTCATGCCAAGGTGCTGGACGCCCGCGATCACCCTGAACTGGTCACACAGGTCGCCGCCCCCGAGATGGTGAAAATCACCGAACGGATTTTCAAGATACGGGTTGTTTCCTTCGACTGGAACTGTCCGAAATACATCACGCCGCGCTACACCGCCGCCCAGGTGGCGGAAGCCGTCGCCCCGCTCAAGGCCCGCATCGCCGAACTCGAATCCCAACTCCGCCAAGCCCCATGA
- a CDS encoding DsrE family protein, producing the protein MKTAIIIISDPKAGEEAFARAFNALALASESKRAGDEVEVAFIGTGTRWPAELAKITNPANGLYNEVRDVVAGASRACAEVFGAKDGISACGIDSRDDNPIAGTSGVLSLRHYLTKGWQVLVF; encoded by the coding sequence ATGAAAACAGCCATCATCATTATCAGCGATCCAAAAGCCGGAGAAGAAGCCTTCGCCCGTGCCTTCAACGCCCTCGCGCTCGCCTCGGAAAGCAAGCGCGCGGGCGACGAGGTGGAGGTCGCGTTCATCGGCACCGGCACGCGCTGGCCTGCGGAGCTCGCGAAAATCACCAATCCCGCGAACGGACTCTACAACGAAGTGAGGGACGTCGTCGCCGGCGCGTCCCGTGCCTGTGCGGAGGTCTTCGGGGCAAAGGACGGCATCTCCGCCTGTGGGATCGATTCCAGGGATGACAACCCGATCGCCGGCACGTCCGGTGTCCTCAGCCTGCGCCACTACCTCACCAAAGGCTGGCAAGTGCTCGTTTTCTAA
- a CDS encoding HAD-IA family hydrolase, protein MEGVTDYLRAREPWTLVTENDSFGEMEAIRIDRHWNGDGVILFRATQEELSAFRQRGVAVVITSTEGPSDGFPRVIPDNHHVGRIAAEHLVACGLENHAFLARGETIYREQEYAPGLRRYARERLGGFRERLAEFARQPSVHYLQGRPLWKKDTWREVEAETAEFLRRLPKPCGLFAVDDALASVAIRAAAGLGIRVPEDLAVIGFGDDPAYCFSSSPALSTIVYPAFPIGRHVAELLEQQMSGSGLQTDNLRTTVAPGAVIVRRSSDTLGTVDPSIQGIIRRIRLEAPRDPIRVSELVAGSPLSLTTIKARFSAALGHGPKQEIQRVRLAHLRTLLLEPRFSFAQIAEHMGFVSCHEMGRFFTRSTGESPSSFREREVRNESPSPTRPRWAVVFDLDGTLIDSEPLYFEAYRTAFAAQGMELTEETYARDFIGASNTAIEQQLISTAGAGFDAARFRTDWRDSLGQILRSTPLPPLPGVVACLEALCERSVPLGIASSSDVADIDTCLHAAGLAGYFSARSGGDEVPQGKPAPDVFLLTSRRLGADPSICLAIEDSERGAAAATAAGMKVVRVGNNPGNEVPGSRSIIRISSLEDIDWHAFMPFPVS, encoded by the coding sequence ATGGAAGGCGTGACCGACTACCTGCGGGCGCGGGAGCCATGGACGCTCGTCACTGAAAACGACTCGTTCGGTGAAATGGAGGCGATCCGCATCGACCGGCACTGGAACGGAGACGGTGTCATTCTCTTCCGCGCCACGCAGGAGGAGCTCTCCGCGTTCCGCCAGCGCGGCGTGGCAGTGGTCATCACCAGCACGGAGGGACCGTCGGATGGGTTTCCCCGGGTGATTCCGGACAACCACCACGTCGGGCGGATCGCGGCGGAACATCTCGTCGCCTGCGGACTGGAAAACCACGCGTTTCTCGCACGCGGGGAGACGATTTACCGCGAACAGGAATACGCTCCGGGCCTCCGGCGTTACGCGCGGGAGCGGCTCGGCGGATTCCGGGAACGCCTCGCCGAATTCGCCCGCCAGCCGTCGGTCCACTACCTTCAAGGGCGCCCGCTTTGGAAAAAGGACACATGGCGCGAGGTCGAGGCGGAAACAGCCGAATTCCTCCGCCGCCTGCCCAAGCCCTGCGGCTTGTTCGCCGTTGACGATGCGCTTGCCAGCGTGGCCATCCGCGCGGCGGCAGGGCTGGGCATCCGGGTGCCGGAGGATCTGGCCGTCATTGGTTTCGGCGATGACCCGGCCTACTGCTTCTCCTCCTCACCCGCGCTCAGCACGATCGTCTATCCGGCTTTCCCGATCGGCAGACATGTCGCGGAACTTTTGGAACAACAGATGTCCGGGAGCGGTCTCCAGACGGACAATCTCCGCACCACCGTCGCACCCGGCGCCGTCATCGTCCGCCGCTCCAGCGATACCCTTGGCACCGTCGATCCGAGCATCCAAGGCATCATCCGCCGGATACGGTTGGAAGCGCCCCGTGATCCGATCCGCGTTTCCGAACTCGTCGCGGGCAGTCCTCTTTCCCTCACCACCATCAAGGCCCGTTTCTCAGCCGCTCTCGGGCACGGTCCGAAACAGGAAATCCAAAGGGTCCGTCTCGCCCACCTCCGCACCCTCCTTCTCGAACCACGGTTTTCCTTTGCCCAAATCGCGGAACACATGGGCTTCGTCTCTTGTCATGAAATGGGACGCTTCTTCACCCGCTCGACCGGTGAGAGCCCCTCCTCATTCCGCGAACGTGAAGTGAGGAACGAATCACCGTCTCCAACCCGTCCCAGGTGGGCCGTGGTTTTTGATCTCGATGGTACGCTCATCGACTCGGAACCTCTCTACTTCGAAGCCTACCGGACGGCTTTCGCGGCCCAGGGAATGGAACTGACGGAGGAAACCTACGCCCGGGATTTCATCGGTGCGTCGAACACAGCCATCGAACAGCAGCTCATCTCGACAGCAGGTGCCGGCTTCGATGCCGCAAGGTTCCGGACCGACTGGCGCGACAGCCTCGGACAGATCCTCCGATCCACTCCCCTGCCTCCCCTCCCCGGCGTGGTCGCCTGCCTGGAAGCGCTCTGCGAGCGGTCCGTTCCCCTCGGCATCGCGAGTTCCAGCGACGTGGCGGACATCGACACTTGTCTGCATGCCGCCGGACTGGCGGGCTATTTCTCCGCCCGGTCAGGAGGCGACGAGGTGCCGCAGGGCAAGCCAGCGCCGGATGTTTTCCTACTCACGAGCCGGCGCCTCGGAGCCGATCCCTCCATCTGCCTCGCGATCGAAGACAGCGAAAGAGGCGCCGCCGCCGCCACCGCGGCAGGAATGAAGGTGGTCCGGGTCGGGAACAACCCGGGAAACGAAGTTCCCGGATCCCGATCGATCATCCGGATTTCCTCATTGGAGGACATCGACTGGCATGCGTTCATGCCGTTTCCGGTCTCTTAG
- a CDS encoding autotransporter-associated beta strand repeat-containing protein translates to MTANATGRALTLAGPGNGIINAVIANGSTGALPVTKTGAGTWTLNGAQTYSGATTVNEGTLSLGQAALSDTAAVVIASGAKLNLNFTGIDRVGSLTINGELKPEGVYDANNTAGFITGTGSIRVGAGPQGYTTWASNYPFTVGVNDGPNQDPDGDGISNLLEYVLGGVPVGTGAANTSILPTQALNATALVLTFRRSDISESDVTLKVQWSDNLVTWNDFATIGAVDSLPAVDITENSPNADLDTVVVTIPRSTTSGGKLFARVKASK, encoded by the coding sequence GTGACGGCCAATGCGACCGGTCGCGCACTCACCCTCGCCGGCCCCGGCAACGGTATCATCAACGCGGTCATCGCGAACGGTTCCACCGGAGCTCTCCCCGTCACCAAGACCGGTGCGGGAACATGGACGCTCAACGGTGCCCAGACCTACAGCGGTGCCACCACGGTCAACGAAGGCACCCTGTCCCTCGGACAGGCCGCCCTCAGCGATACGGCTGCCGTCGTCATCGCCAGCGGTGCCAAGCTCAACCTGAACTTCACGGGTATCGACCGTGTCGGCTCCCTGACCATCAATGGAGAATTGAAGCCGGAGGGCGTTTACGACGCCAACAACACCGCGGGATTCATCACAGGCACAGGCAGCATCCGTGTGGGCGCCGGGCCTCAGGGCTACACCACCTGGGCTTCGAACTATCCGTTCACCGTCGGAGTCAACGACGGGCCGAACCAGGATCCGGACGGAGATGGCATCAGCAACCTCCTCGAATACGTGCTCGGCGGCGTGCCTGTCGGAACGGGGGCGGCAAACACCTCCATCCTGCCAACCCAAGCGCTCAACGCCACCGCACTGGTGCTCACATTCCGGCGCAGCGATATTTCGGAGTCCGACGTGACCCTCAAGGTCCAGTGGTCCGACAATCTCGTGACCTGGAACGACTTCGCCACCATTGGTGCGGTGGATTCGCTTCCTGCGGTGGACATCACCGAGAACTCGCCCAATGCGGATCTCGATACCGTGGTGGTCACCATTCCAAGAAGCACCACATCCGGCGGCAAACTGTTCGCTCGTGTGAAAGCTTCGAAATAA
- a CDS encoding DUF1348 family protein, with protein MNPRPPLPPFTEESALKKVQAAEDAWNSRDPERVSLAYTGDTEWRNRSEFINGRDEVVVFLTKKWQRELDYRLKKTLWAFTGNRIAVRFEYEWHDAGGQWWRSHGNENWEFDENGYMARRYASINDQAITEAERKFRWERQ; from the coding sequence ATGAATCCACGCCCGCCGCTGCCACCCTTCACCGAAGAGTCCGCCCTCAAGAAAGTCCAGGCCGCCGAGGATGCTTGGAACAGCCGCGATCCGGAACGCGTCTCGCTCGCCTACACTGGGGACACCGAATGGCGCAACCGCTCGGAGTTCATCAACGGGCGCGACGAGGTGGTTGTTTTCCTGACGAAAAAGTGGCAGCGTGAATTGGACTACAGGTTGAAGAAAACCCTCTGGGCCTTCACCGGAAACCGCATCGCCGTGCGCTTCGAATACGAATGGCACGATGCCGGCGGCCAATGGTGGCGCAGCCATGGCAATGAAAACTGGGAGTTCGACGAGAACGGCTACATGGCCCGCCGCTACGCGAGCATCAACGATCAGGCGATCACCGAAGCAGAACGTAAATTCCGTTGGGAGCGCCAATGA